In Pseudomonas asiatica, the following are encoded in one genomic region:
- a CDS encoding fumarate hydratase produces the protein MTVIKQDDLIQSVADALQFISYYHPVDFIQAMHEAYLREESPAARDSIAQILINSRMCATGHRPICQDTGIVTVFIRVGMDVRWDGATMSVDDMINEGVRRAYNLPENVLRASILADPAGARKNTKDNTPAVIHYSIVPGDKVEVDVAAKGGGSENKSKMAMLNPSDSIVDWVLKTVPTMGAGWCPPGMLGIGIGGTAEKAAVMAKEVLMESIDIHELKARGPQNRLEEIRLELFEKVNQLGIGAQGLGGLTTVLDVKIMDYPTHAASLPVCMIPNCAATRHAHFVLDGSGPAELEAPSLDAYPEIVWEAGPSARRVNLDAITPEEVASWKPGETILLNGKMLTGRDAAHKRMVEMLNRGEELPVDLKGRFIYYVGPVDPVGDEVVGPAGPTTATRMDKFTRQILEQTGLLGMIGKSERGPAAIEAIKDNKAVYLMAVGGAAYLVAQAIRKSKVLAFAELGMEAIYEFEVKDMPVTVAVDSNGESVHITGPALWQSKIAQSLAVEVK, from the coding sequence ATGACCGTGATCAAGCAAGACGACCTGATTCAGAGCGTCGCCGACGCCCTGCAATTCATCTCGTACTACCACCCCGTCGATTTCATCCAGGCCATGCACGAGGCCTATCTGCGTGAAGAATCGCCTGCTGCGCGCGATTCCATCGCCCAGATCCTGATCAACTCGCGCATGTGCGCCACTGGCCATCGCCCGATCTGCCAGGACACCGGTATCGTCACCGTGTTCATCCGCGTGGGCATGGACGTGCGCTGGGACGGCGCCACCATGAGCGTCGACGACATGATCAACGAAGGTGTGCGTCGCGCCTACAATCTGCCTGAAAACGTCCTGCGCGCTTCGATCCTGGCCGACCCGGCCGGTGCCCGCAAGAACACCAAGGACAACACCCCGGCAGTGATCCACTACTCCATCGTCCCCGGCGACAAGGTCGAGGTCGATGTCGCAGCCAAGGGCGGCGGCTCGGAGAACAAGTCGAAGATGGCCATGCTCAACCCGTCCGACTCGATCGTCGACTGGGTACTGAAGACCGTCCCGACCATGGGCGCTGGCTGGTGCCCGCCTGGCATGCTCGGCATCGGCATCGGCGGTACCGCCGAGAAGGCCGCCGTCATGGCCAAGGAAGTGTTGATGGAGTCCATCGACATCCACGAACTGAAAGCCCGTGGCCCGCAGAACCGCCTGGAAGAAATCCGTCTGGAGCTGTTCGAGAAGGTCAACCAGCTGGGCATCGGCGCCCAGGGCCTGGGTGGCCTGACCACCGTGCTCGACGTCAAGATCATGGACTACCCGACCCACGCCGCTTCGCTGCCGGTGTGCATGATCCCCAACTGCGCCGCCACCCGCCACGCCCACTTCGTGCTCGATGGCTCCGGCCCGGCCGAGCTGGAAGCGCCGTCGTTGGACGCCTACCCGGAAATCGTCTGGGAAGCCGGCCCGAGCGCCCGTCGCGTCAACCTCGACGCCATCACCCCGGAAGAAGTCGCCAGCTGGAAGCCGGGCGAAACCATCCTGCTCAACGGCAAGATGCTGACCGGCCGCGATGCCGCGCACAAGCGCATGGTCGAAATGCTCAACCGTGGCGAAGAGCTGCCGGTGGACCTGAAAGGCCGCTTCATCTACTACGTTGGCCCGGTCGACCCGGTCGGTGACGAAGTGGTAGGCCCAGCCGGCCCGACCACCGCCACCCGCATGGACAAGTTCACCCGCCAGATCCTCGAGCAGACCGGCCTGCTCGGCATGATCGGCAAGTCCGAGCGCGGCCCTGCCGCCATCGAAGCGATCAAGGACAACAAGGCCGTGTACCTGATGGCCGTCGGCGGTGCTGCCTACCTGGTGGCCCAGGCCATCCGCAAGTCGAAGGTCCTGGCCTTCGCCGAGCTGGGCATGGAAGCGATCTACGAGTTCGAGGTCAAGGACATGCCGGTGACCGTCGCCGTGGACAGCAACGGTGAGTCGGTACACATCACTGGCCCTGCCCTGTGGCAGAGCAAGATTGCCCAGAGCCTGGCAGTCGAAGTGAAGTAA
- a CDS encoding carbon-nitrogen hydrolase family protein, whose product MIRLAACQYAIELHETWEAYADHLQALCAKAVDAGARLLLLPEYAGLVLSGQLSAEQRGDLKASIAGIQPLIEPWRALCESLARRWGIYLQPGSVPVLDSDGRYRNRAWLFGPQGVLGYQDKLMMTRFEREQWDIAAGQGLQVFDTELGRLGILICYDNEFPMLARRLAEGGADLILAPSCTDTEAGYHRVRIGAQARALENQIAVLQSPTVGLAPWSPALDENIGRAGLFVPPDHGMPGDGVVALSEESSPATSQWLVCEVDLEEVRRVRREGQVFTRRDWPEQFDRICPL is encoded by the coding sequence ATGATCCGCCTGGCGGCCTGCCAGTACGCCATCGAGCTGCATGAAACCTGGGAGGCCTACGCCGATCATCTGCAAGCCCTGTGCGCCAAGGCGGTGGACGCGGGGGCCCGCTTGCTGCTGTTGCCGGAGTACGCCGGCCTGGTGCTCAGCGGGCAGCTGAGTGCCGAGCAGCGGGGTGACCTGAAGGCTTCCATCGCCGGTATCCAGCCGCTGATCGAACCCTGGAGGGCCTTGTGCGAGAGCCTTGCCCGGCGCTGGGGTATCTACCTGCAACCGGGTAGCGTACCGGTGCTGGACAGCGATGGGCGCTACCGCAACCGTGCCTGGCTGTTCGGCCCCCAAGGTGTGCTGGGCTACCAGGACAAACTGATGATGACCCGTTTCGAACGGGAGCAGTGGGACATAGCCGCGGGCCAGGGGCTGCAGGTGTTCGACACTGAACTGGGGCGCCTGGGCATCCTGATCTGCTACGACAACGAATTCCCGATGCTGGCGCGGCGCCTGGCGGAGGGTGGTGCCGACCTGATCCTGGCGCCGAGCTGTACCGACACCGAGGCGGGTTACCACCGGGTGCGCATCGGTGCCCAGGCGCGGGCGCTGGAGAACCAGATTGCGGTGTTGCAGAGCCCCACGGTCGGGCTGGCGCCCTGGTCGCCGGCGCTGGACGAGAATATCGGCCGGGCAGGGCTGTTCGTGCCGCCGGATCATGGGATGCCGGGGGATGGGGTGGTGGCCTTGAGTGAAGAATCGAGCCCTGCCACTAGTCAGTGGCTGGTCTGTGAGGTGGACCTTGAGGAAGTACGGAGGGTGAGGCGGGAAGGGCAGGTGTTTACCCGCAGGGACTGGCCGGAGCAGTTTGACCGGATCTGCCCCCTGTAG
- a CDS encoding GNAT family N-acetyltransferase, giving the protein MEIRLLHGAAIAPYIDDLARLRLTVFREFPYLYDGTPEYEADYLATYARSGRSLVVLALDDGKVVGASTGLPLVDVAPEFQQPFLAQGRDPASVYYFGESVVLPEYRGQGLGVRFFIERESYAHKLAEFDYCAFCAVERPGVHPRRPADYKPLHGFWRNRGFLHDPSLRTSYAWRDLDEQESSDKLMSFWLKELPI; this is encoded by the coding sequence ATGGAAATACGCCTGTTGCACGGCGCCGCTATCGCGCCTTACATCGATGACCTCGCTCGCCTGCGCCTTACCGTGTTTCGCGAGTTTCCCTACCTTTATGACGGCACCCCGGAGTACGAGGCCGACTACCTGGCCACTTATGCCCGCTCCGGGCGCAGCCTGGTGGTGCTGGCGCTGGACGACGGCAAGGTGGTCGGTGCCTCCACCGGCCTGCCGCTGGTGGATGTCGCCCCCGAGTTCCAGCAGCCGTTCCTGGCCCAGGGGCGCGACCCGGCCAGCGTGTACTACTTTGGTGAATCGGTGGTACTGCCCGAGTACCGTGGCCAGGGCCTGGGGGTGCGCTTTTTCATCGAGCGCGAGTCCTACGCACACAAGCTGGCCGAGTTCGACTATTGCGCGTTCTGTGCGGTCGAGCGGCCAGGTGTGCATCCGCGGCGGCCTGCGGACTACAAGCCGTTGCATGGCTTCTGGCGTAACCGCGGCTTCCTGCACGACCCGTCGCTGCGCACCAGCTACGCCTGGCGCGACCTGGACGAGCAGGAAAGCTCCGACAAGCTGATGTCGTTCTGGCTCAAGGAACTGCCGATATGA
- a CDS encoding nuclear transport factor 2 family protein, whose product MTATELVNAYYAAFNAGDMPAFLALLSEDVIHDINQGERQMGKARFAAFMDKMNRCYRERLADIVVMQNADGSRAAAEFTVHGEYLADDEGLPAANGQTYVLPAGAFFYIHCGKIARVTNYYNLNDWVEQVG is encoded by the coding sequence ATGACCGCTACCGAACTGGTAAATGCTTACTACGCCGCCTTCAATGCGGGCGACATGCCGGCCTTTCTCGCCCTGCTCAGCGAGGATGTGATCCACGACATCAACCAGGGCGAGCGGCAGATGGGCAAGGCCCGGTTTGCAGCGTTCATGGACAAGATGAACCGCTGCTACCGCGAGCGCCTGGCCGATATCGTGGTGATGCAGAACGCCGACGGCAGCCGCGCGGCGGCGGAGTTCACCGTGCATGGGGAATATCTGGCCGATGACGAAGGGTTGCCGGCGGCCAACGGGCAGACCTATGTGCTGCCGGCAGGGGCGTTCTTCTATATCCATTGCGGGAAGATTGCCCGGGTGACCAACTACTACAACCTCAATGACTGGGTCGAGCAGGTGGGTTAA
- a CDS encoding DJ-1/PfpI family protein: MTAKKILMLVGDYVEDYEVMVPFQALSMVGHTVHAVCPEKVAGQTVRTAIHDFEGEQTYSEKPGHNFALNYDFVRVRPESYDALLIPGGRAPEYLRLDERVLELVRAFDQAGKPIAAVCHGAQLLAAAGVLEGRECSAYPACAPEVRLAGGTFIDIAVDQAHVDGNLVTAPAWPAHPAWLAAFLKVLGTRIA; this comes from the coding sequence ATGACGGCAAAGAAAATTCTCATGTTGGTCGGCGACTACGTCGAAGATTACGAAGTCATGGTGCCGTTCCAGGCGCTGAGCATGGTCGGGCACACGGTGCATGCGGTATGCCCGGAAAAGGTCGCGGGGCAGACCGTGCGTACCGCGATTCATGATTTCGAGGGCGAACAGACCTACAGCGAAAAGCCGGGGCACAACTTTGCCTTGAATTATGACTTCGTGCGTGTACGGCCCGAGAGTTACGACGCGCTGCTGATCCCGGGTGGTCGTGCACCGGAGTACCTGCGCCTGGATGAGCGGGTGCTGGAGCTGGTGCGGGCGTTCGACCAGGCCGGCAAGCCGATCGCGGCGGTTTGCCATGGTGCCCAGTTGCTGGCGGCGGCCGGCGTGCTGGAAGGGCGCGAATGCAGTGCGTACCCGGCGTGCGCCCCGGAAGTGCGCTTGGCGGGCGGGACATTCATCGATATCGCGGTGGACCAGGCGCATGTGGACGGCAACCTGGTGACGGCACCGGCATGGCCGGCGCATCCGGCGTGGTTGGCGGCATTCCTCAAGGTGCTTGGTACCCGTATTGCCTGA
- a CDS encoding phospholipase D-like domain-containing protein, with protein MPGPVFPWRDGNQFELLIDGPEFFPRMLLAIMRAEFQVDLELYLVEAGDCADAVVEALEQAARRGVRVRCLFDDYGSLAFNSKLRQRLLDAGVYLRWYNRLRWKRGLRNLYRDHRKLLLVDERWAVVGGTGVTDEFWTPGEATSEWHEVMVQMQGPVVSDWQLLFDRQWHANNRRTAWRPAEGFGLPRLPKVPAQGQGMGRVAYADARQHQDILHSLVRAINSGKQRVWLATPYFLPTWSVRRSLRRAAGKGVDVRLLLTGPRTDHPSVRYAGHRYYPRLLRAGVRIYEYQPCFLHLKMVLIDDWVSIGSCNFDHWNLRFNLEANIEALDPPLTAAVQASFERDFALSEVVDLGHWNARPLWRRVKQRLWGWLDRLVVNLLDRRD; from the coding sequence ATGCCGGGGCCGGTCTTTCCCTGGCGGGATGGCAACCAGTTCGAACTGCTGATCGACGGCCCCGAGTTTTTTCCGCGCATGCTCCTGGCGATCATGCGCGCCGAATTCCAGGTCGACCTGGAACTGTACCTGGTCGAGGCCGGTGACTGCGCGGATGCGGTGGTCGAAGCGCTGGAGCAGGCTGCCCGACGTGGCGTGCGGGTGCGCTGCCTGTTCGACGACTATGGCTCGCTGGCCTTCAACAGCAAGTTGCGTCAGCGCCTGCTGGACGCAGGTGTGTACCTGCGCTGGTACAACCGCCTGCGCTGGAAGCGTGGCTTGCGCAACCTGTACCGCGATCACCGCAAGTTGCTGCTGGTGGACGAACGCTGGGCAGTGGTGGGCGGCACGGGCGTCACCGACGAGTTCTGGACGCCGGGCGAGGCGACCAGTGAATGGCACGAGGTGATGGTGCAGATGCAGGGGCCGGTGGTAAGCGACTGGCAGTTACTGTTCGACCGCCAGTGGCACGCCAACAACCGTCGCACAGCCTGGCGCCCCGCCGAGGGCTTTGGCCTGCCGCGCCTGCCCAAGGTGCCTGCACAGGGGCAGGGCATGGGCCGGGTAGCCTATGCCGACGCCCGCCAGCACCAGGACATCCTGCATTCGCTGGTGCGCGCGATCAACAGCGGCAAGCAGCGAGTGTGGCTGGCCACGCCTTACTTCCTGCCGACCTGGAGCGTGCGCCGGTCGCTGCGCCGGGCTGCCGGCAAGGGGGTTGATGTGCGGCTGCTGCTGACCGGGCCGCGCACCGATCATCCATCGGTACGTTACGCCGGGCATCGCTATTACCCGCGTCTGCTGCGCGCCGGGGTGCGTATCTACGAGTACCAGCCGTGTTTCCTGCACCTGAAGATGGTGTTGATCGACGATTGGGTCAGTATCGGCTCATGCAACTTCGATCACTGGAACCTGCGCTTCAACCTCGAGGCCAATATCGAGGCACTCGACCCGCCGCTGACGGCTGCCGTGCAGGCCAGTTTCGAGCGTGATTTCGCCTTGAGCGAGGTGGTCGACCTGGGCCACTGGAATGCCCGGCCGCTGTGGCGCCGGGTGAAGCAGCGGTTGTGGGGGTGGCTGGACCGGTTGGTGGTCAACTTGCTCGACCGTCGCGACTGA
- a CDS encoding YceI family protein → MFKLPRLLPALLLAFCLPAHANWHLDGESSRLSFITGKNGNTAEVHRFLVLHGTVDRKGVAALSIEMDSVSSGIPLRDERMREDLFEVERFAEAKVQAQLDLRPINDLANGAQIELRLPLTVTLHGQSHSYNALLLATRLDERRFQVVTLEPLVLRAEDFGLLPGLQRLRKFAGLKSINPSVPVSAVLIFTAR, encoded by the coding sequence ATGTTCAAGCTGCCCCGCCTGCTGCCCGCTTTGTTGCTGGCTTTTTGCCTGCCCGCCCACGCCAACTGGCACCTCGATGGCGAGTCTTCGCGCCTTTCGTTCATTACCGGCAAGAACGGTAACACCGCCGAAGTGCACCGCTTCCTGGTGCTGCATGGAACGGTCGACCGCAAGGGAGTGGCCGCGTTGAGCATCGAGATGGACTCGGTGAGCAGCGGTATTCCGCTGCGTGATGAACGCATGCGCGAGGACCTGTTCGAGGTCGAGCGCTTTGCCGAAGCCAAGGTGCAGGCGCAACTGGACCTACGGCCGATCAACGACCTGGCCAACGGTGCCCAGATCGAACTACGCCTGCCATTGACCGTGACGCTGCATGGCCAGTCCCACAGCTACAACGCCCTGCTGCTGGCCACCCGCCTGGACGAGCGACGCTTCCAGGTGGTGACCCTGGAGCCCTTGGTGCTGCGCGCCGAGGATTTCGGCCTGCTGCCGGGGCTGCAACGCCTGCGCAAGTTCGCCGGACTCAAGTCCATCAACCCGTCGGTGCCGGTTAGCGCGGTGCTGATCTTCACCGCCCGCTGA
- a CDS encoding serine hydrolase domain-containing protein, which produces MKVLLIILIMAAGCARAEDWPEPDWPIDNTPLDWQAVDAYAFPARTTPERSGIRTDALLIIRDGRILHERYAAPSTAATAHLTWSISKSVLATLLGIAQGEGRFQLQDPVTRFYPAMHAHPGVRMADLLHWASGLDWQEDYEYAPLKSSVVAMLYTRGREDMAAYAAAREAVASPGQRFLYSSGDSNLLAAALRGMLDAGQYPDYPWHALFIPLGIDSAVWERDRAGTYVGSSYLYLSARDLARIGLLMQRDGRWQDRQLLPKPWVAFNRTPFAKAEALPGEANPGGHWWLNQPLVGAARPWPSAPADTYAALGHWGQALYVLPAQKLVIVRYADDRDGSYQHDELLKRILAALAGEGA; this is translated from the coding sequence ATGAAGGTACTGTTGATCATCCTGATAATGGCTGCGGGTTGTGCCCGGGCCGAAGACTGGCCTGAACCCGACTGGCCAATCGACAACACCCCCCTCGACTGGCAAGCCGTCGACGCCTACGCCTTCCCCGCACGCACCACCCCCGAACGCAGCGGCATCCGCACCGACGCCCTGCTGATCATCCGCGACGGCCGCATCCTCCACGAACGCTACGCCGCCCCCAGCACTGCCGCCACCGCCCACCTGACCTGGTCGATCAGCAAGAGCGTACTCGCCACGCTATTGGGCATAGCCCAGGGCGAAGGCCGCTTCCAGCTGCAGGACCCGGTGACCCGTTTCTACCCGGCCATGCACGCCCATCCCGGCGTGCGCATGGCCGATCTGCTGCATTGGGCCAGCGGCCTGGACTGGCAGGAAGACTACGAGTACGCCCCGCTCAAGTCCTCGGTGGTGGCCATGCTGTATACCCGTGGCCGCGAGGACATGGCGGCCTACGCCGCGGCGCGGGAAGCGGTGGCCAGCCCGGGCCAGCGGTTTCTCTATTCCAGTGGCGACAGCAACCTGCTGGCCGCGGCGTTGCGCGGCATGCTCGATGCCGGTCAGTACCCCGACTACCCCTGGCATGCGCTGTTCATTCCGTTGGGGATCGACAGCGCGGTATGGGAGCGGGACCGCGCGGGTACCTATGTGGGTTCGTCCTACCTGTACCTCAGCGCTCGCGACCTGGCGCGCATCGGCCTGCTGATGCAGCGCGACGGGCGTTGGCAGGATCGGCAATTGCTGCCCAAGCCCTGGGTGGCTTTCAACCGCACGCCGTTTGCCAAAGCCGAAGCACTGCCCGGCGAGGCCAACCCCGGTGGCCACTGGTGGCTCAATCAGCCGCTGGTCGGCGCTGCCCGGCCTTGGCCGAGTGCTCCCGCGGACACCTACGCAGCCCTTGGCCACTGGGGCCAGGCGCTGTACGTGCTGCCCGCGCAAAAGCTGGTGATCGTGCGTTACGCCGATGACCGCGACGGCAGCTACCAGCACGATGAACTGCTCAAGCGGATACTCGCGGCGCTGGCTGGGGAGGGGGCATGA
- a CDS encoding acyl-CoA dehydrogenase middle domain-containing protein, whose protein sequence is MAWLQRLNDPLRQALAGTLGETYAALLERLGPVAPFELAVLGGRAMATPGLAFLVGYQAALRVLWPSAPPSLGALCATERRSVRPADMRTRLDGLRLTGSKDFVTAGLEAEWLLVAARCEATGAAPQLNLAVVYPGEPGVTLEALPTLPLMPEVGHGRLVLEHAACELLAGDGWDAYVKPFRSLEDLYVLTALTAWLYGVGQECAWPQALRLQLLGLLAGCAEGSRQCADSVGCHLLLGGLFAQFQALRGEIDAALAAGPAQWAQIWQRDQGVMALAAAAREKRLNKAWAAAGLS, encoded by the coding sequence ATGGCCTGGTTGCAACGACTCAACGACCCGCTTCGCCAAGCGCTGGCGGGCACCCTGGGCGAAACCTATGCCGCGCTGCTCGAGCGCCTTGGCCCGGTTGCCCCGTTCGAACTGGCGGTGCTCGGCGGGCGCGCGATGGCCACCCCCGGCCTGGCCTTCCTGGTCGGCTACCAGGCCGCCTTGCGCGTGCTGTGGCCCAGTGCTCCACCCAGCCTCGGCGCCCTGTGCGCCACCGAACGGCGCAGCGTGCGGCCGGCGGACATGCGCACGCGCCTGGACGGCTTGCGGCTGACCGGCAGCAAGGACTTCGTCACTGCAGGCCTGGAGGCGGAATGGCTGCTGGTGGCGGCGCGCTGCGAGGCGACGGGCGCGGCGCCGCAGTTGAACCTGGCGGTGGTCTACCCCGGGGAGCCAGGTGTGACGCTGGAAGCGCTGCCGACCCTGCCGCTGATGCCGGAGGTAGGCCATGGGCGACTGGTGCTGGAGCACGCGGCGTGCGAGTTATTGGCCGGTGATGGTTGGGATGCCTATGTGAAGCCGTTCCGTTCGCTTGAGGACTTGTATGTGCTTACGGCGTTGACGGCCTGGCTCTATGGCGTGGGGCAGGAGTGCGCCTGGCCGCAGGCCCTGCGCCTGCAGCTGCTTGGGCTGCTGGCCGGGTGTGCCGAAGGTAGCCGGCAGTGCGCCGATAGCGTTGGTTGCCATTTGTTGCTGGGAGGATTGTTTGCACAGTTCCAGGCGCTGCGAGGGGAGATCGATGCCGCGTTGGCGGCGGGGCCGGCGCAGTGGGCGCAGATCTGGCAGCGTGACCAGGGGGTGATGGCGCTGGCGGCGGCGGCGCGGGAGAAGCGGCTGAACAAGGCTTGGGCTGCTGCGGGATTGTCATGA
- the olsB gene encoding L-ornithine N(alpha)-acyltransferase: MTRIAHAGDNSTERRLQAERLVGAAALQEAQALRYKVFSAEFKAKLKGAEQGLDMDDYDVHCRHIGVRDLSTGELVATTRLLDHQAASSLGRFYSEEEFSLHGLLQLQGPILELGRTCVAPDYRNGGTIAVLWGELAEVLNEGRYSYLMGCASIPMQDGGVQAHAVMQRLRDRYLCTEHLRAEPKNPLPNLALPNNVIAEMPPLLKAYMRLGAKICGEPCWDEDFQVADVFILLKRDELCPRYARHFKAAV, from the coding sequence ATGACTCGGATCGCTCACGCTGGCGACAACAGCACCGAACGCCGTCTGCAAGCCGAACGCCTGGTTGGCGCCGCGGCCCTGCAGGAAGCCCAGGCCCTGCGCTACAAAGTGTTCAGCGCCGAATTCAAGGCCAAGCTCAAAGGAGCCGAGCAAGGCCTGGACATGGACGACTACGACGTGCACTGCCGCCACATTGGCGTACGCGACCTGAGCACCGGCGAGCTGGTTGCCACCACCCGCCTGCTCGACCATCAGGCCGCCAGCAGCCTGGGCCGCTTCTATAGCGAAGAAGAATTCAGCCTGCACGGCCTGTTGCAGCTGCAGGGCCCGATCCTGGAGCTGGGCCGAACCTGCGTAGCTCCCGACTACCGCAACGGCGGCACCATCGCCGTGCTCTGGGGCGAACTGGCCGAAGTGCTCAACGAAGGCCGCTACAGCTACCTGATGGGCTGCGCCAGCATCCCCATGCAAGATGGCGGGGTGCAGGCCCACGCGGTGATGCAGCGCCTGCGTGACCGCTACCTGTGCACCGAGCACCTGCGCGCCGAGCCGAAGAACCCGTTGCCCAACCTGGCCCTGCCGAACAACGTCATCGCCGAGATGCCACCGCTGCTCAAGGCGTACATGCGCCTGGGCGCGAAGATCTGCGGCGAGCCGTGCTGGGACGAAGACTTCCAGGTGGCCGATGTGTTCATCCTGCTCAAGCGCGACGAACTGTGCCCACGCTACGCCCGCCACTTCAAGGCAGCGGTCTGA
- a CDS encoding lysophospholipid acyltransferase family protein translates to MPKLRVMARLTRLLLVLLLGMLMASVIALGERLGFKAPIERRQRWTCLFMKRLVAALPFDVRVIGELPQRPMLWVSNHVSWTDIPLLGMLLPLSFLSKAEVRHWPVAGWLAEKAGTLFIRRGGGDSQRLREQIAGQLGLSRPLLIFPEGTTTSGRTLRTFHGRLLAGAIDRGVAVQPVAIQYLRDGQIDPIAPFIGDDDLVSHLMRLFALPRGEVCIHLLQPIGSVGKERAVLALQAQQAIHLALFGVEEVELAPRRQARAA, encoded by the coding sequence ATGCCGAAGCTGCGGGTAATGGCCCGCCTGACTCGACTGCTGCTGGTACTGCTGCTGGGCATGCTGATGGCCAGCGTGATCGCCCTGGGCGAACGCCTGGGGTTCAAGGCGCCCATCGAGCGCCGCCAGCGCTGGACCTGCCTGTTCATGAAGCGCCTGGTCGCGGCCCTTCCCTTCGATGTGCGGGTGATCGGAGAGCTGCCCCAACGGCCAATGCTGTGGGTCAGCAACCACGTGTCCTGGACCGATATCCCGTTGCTTGGCATGCTGCTGCCGCTGTCGTTCCTGTCAAAGGCCGAAGTGCGGCACTGGCCGGTGGCCGGCTGGCTGGCGGAAAAGGCCGGCACTTTGTTCATCCGCCGTGGCGGGGGCGACAGCCAGCGCCTGCGTGAGCAGATCGCCGGGCAACTGGGTCTTTCCCGGCCGCTACTGATCTTCCCGGAGGGCACCACCACAAGTGGCCGTACCCTGCGCACCTTCCATGGTCGCCTGCTGGCAGGTGCCATCGACCGTGGCGTGGCGGTGCAGCCGGTCGCTATCCAGTACCTGCGCGATGGCCAGATCGACCCGATTGCACCGTTCATTGGTGACGATGACCTGGTGTCGCACCTGATGCGCCTGTTTGCCCTGCCGCGGGGCGAGGTATGCATTCACCTGCTGCAGCCGATCGGCAGCGTGGGCAAGGAGCGAGCGGTGCTGGCGTTGCAGGCGCAGCAGGCGATTCACCTGGCGTTGTTCGGGGTTGAAGAAGTCGAGCTGGCGCCACGGCGGCAGGCGCGGGCTGCCTGA
- a CDS encoding acyl carrier protein phosphodiesterase, which translates to MNYLAHLHLGGPAPHQLLGSLYGDFVKGSLEGRFPPALEAAIRLHRHIDSYTDQHPLVLAALARFPRERRRFAGIVLDVFFDHCLARHWQDYAEQPLEQFTGDFYRVLLAEPELPGRLARIAPFMAADDWLGAYGDFATLEQVFNGIARRLSRPEGMVGVMGELERLYEPLLADFREFYPQLQAFAAAGRLSGS; encoded by the coding sequence ATGAACTACCTCGCACACCTGCACCTTGGCGGCCCGGCGCCGCACCAACTGCTTGGCAGCCTGTATGGCGACTTCGTCAAAGGCTCGCTGGAAGGGCGCTTCCCGCCAGCGCTGGAGGCGGCCATCCGGCTGCACCGGCATATCGACAGCTATACCGACCAGCACCCGTTGGTGTTGGCGGCTCTTGCGCGTTTTCCGCGTGAGCGGCGGCGCTTTGCCGGTATCGTTCTGGATGTGTTTTTCGACCATTGCCTGGCCCGGCATTGGCAGGATTATGCCGAGCAGCCGCTGGAGCAGTTCACCGGGGACTTTTATCGGGTATTGCTGGCGGAGCCCGAGTTGCCGGGGCGGCTGGCGCGGATTGCGCCGTTCATGGCGGCGGATGACTGGCTGGGGGCGTATGGCGATTTTGCCACGCTGGAGCAGGTGTTCAACGGTATTGCCCGGCGCTTGTCGCGGCCGGAGGGGATGGTTGGGGTGATGGGGGAGCTGGAGCGGCTGTATGAGCCATTGCTGGCGGACTTCAGGGAGTTTTATCCACAGTTGCAGGCGTTTGCAGCGGCTGGCCGGTTGTCTGGCAGTTAG
- a CDS encoding ArsR/SmtB family transcription factor, with protein MPIDLDEIIKALAHPVRREILSWLKDPATQFPDQYHSTENGVCAGQIDQRCGLSQSTVSAHLATLQRAGLISSQKIGQWHFFKRNEATIQAFLEQLRQAL; from the coding sequence ATGCCTATCGATCTCGACGAAATCATAAAAGCGCTGGCCCACCCGGTCAGGCGAGAAATCCTCAGCTGGCTGAAGGACCCGGCGACACAATTCCCCGACCAGTACCACAGCACCGAGAACGGTGTATGTGCCGGGCAGATAGACCAACGCTGCGGTCTGTCGCAGTCGACCGTCTCCGCCCACCTGGCCACCTTGCAGCGCGCCGGGCTGATCAGCAGCCAGAAGATCGGCCAATGGCATTTCTTCAAACGCAACGAAGCCACCATCCAGGCGTTTCTCGAACAACTGCGCCAAGCACTCTGA